ACGATCAGCACGCTGGCGATCAGTCGGAGTCCTTCCAGGTTCGGGAGCGATCGGCCCTCGGGCAAAGTCACCACGTTGCGTGCTCCTTCCAGTTCCAATCGCAGAAAAGCCAGACTGGAGTGCTTCCGTCGCCTATCGGTTATGAGACGAAATGAGCGAGGGTGTGACGAAGTGCGTCCGACCAGTTCAACAAGCCGACAAAGAATTGCGCAGCTCGTCTTGAGCTCGCGACGGTGGGAACCGGAGCGACGATCGTTTTCGGAACTGTGAGGCGAGAAATTCGGTGATTGCTGGAACCATTATTGCGGACGATTCAGCCTTGCGCGAGCGGTCGCAGGGCTGGTGCGCATTTCTGGTGATCGGTGCCGTCCTGCTGTTCAATTTCGCTCTCTGCTTTGTGAACACGAATGTCACGGCGGTTTCCAATCTACACGTGATTGGTTCGGAGCTTGTAATTCTCACCCTGACGTTCGCAATCAGTTATGCCGGCGCGTCCGTCGGCGAGACCTGCTTCCTGGCGCTGCTGATTCTTTATCTGACCTTCCTGGCCTTGATGCGCGGCATTGGTTCGAATGACGGAACCGATGTGAAGGTCGTGAGGGACTTCCTGATTCCTGTCGCGTTCTTCGGTCTGGGAAGAAAGATCTCGCTGGAGGACGCCGATCGCATCGTGCGCTGGTCTGTGGTCGTGGTCCTCGTCGTCGGGTTCTTCGAGTATTTCTTTCTCGATGTCTTCCTGAAATACTTCAACGTGATCGGCTTCTATATCGCGCGCGGCACCGTCCCCGATATCGAATCGGCCCGAATTGCATCGGGCGGCCTGATGGTCAGCGGAGTGCGGCCCGAGGGCCAGGGGCGCGAGTTGCTGCCGTGGTTGCTCGGTTCGCATCGCGTGTCTTCGATATTCCTGGAACCATCCAGCCTCGGGAACTTCGGAATTATCGTCGCGTTATGGGCGGTGCTGCGGTCCAGGATCGACGGCAGGTTCTGGTGGGGATTGCTGCTGCTGGGACTGGCCTGCATCGTTCTTGCGGATACGCGTTTTGCCGCGACCTTCCTTGCCCTCGGCATTCTGATCGCTCTTCTGCCGCCGAGCGTCGGAACTCCTCTCACGGCCGCAATGCCATTTGTAGCCGTTCTGCTTCTGCTTACGGTCGTATCGCCGGCCGACTTGTCTTCCAACGATACGGAGGGCCGTCTCGCCTATGCGGCCTTCGTGCTGCGCGGTTTCACTGTCCTGAACTGGACGGGACTTGCCGAGTCATCGCTGCAAACATTCGATGCCGGCTACGGCTACCTGTTTTCGCAGGTCGGCATTTTCGGCGTGCTGGCGCTGTGGTTCTGCTTCATGTCCTTGTCAGGACGGAGCAGGTATTTCTACGCGCTAAGAAATGCGATCGGCGCCTATCTGGCGACCCTGTTTCTGATTTCCCAATCGCAGATGACGATCAAGACAGCGGCGCTGCTGTGGCTTTTGCTCGGCGCGGCGGCCGCATTTGAGACCGCCAGCGGAGGACGACAGCAACAGGATGATTGGCGAAGGGGGAGCAGAGGTCCGCTCGAGTTGGCGCCGCGCCGGACAAAGTCGCCCGCTTTCGCGCGGAGATCATAGCTCAAGGCTCGGATATCTGCTCGGCACGGTTCCAACCGCTGGACCGGTGAACTTTTGGCGGTTCACGAGTTTAATGAAGAACGCGATGTGAAAGATCGCGCCCTTCACGCCGCTGCGCTCGCGGCGAATCGTCAAGAATACGCAATGGATCGATCGGATGTTTGCCGCTCACATTCACGATCAGCGATTGAGATCGCCGGCTGCCAAGCGCGCCTCCCAATATGCGCTGCCGAACGAATTTCTCAGGACCGCGGCCAACGAGCGGCAGGCAGGTTGGGCGATGGCTTTTGGTAAACGAATCTGCGCGGTGTATGCGCTCGCCACGGTGCTGGCGCTCTCGTACGGGAGCGTGGCTGCCCAGCAGGTCGCCACGCCACTGCCGCTTGTTGGCATCAATTTTGCCGGTTCGTCATTCGGGCCGGAGAAAATCCCGGGCCGGGTCGGCTGGGACTATTTCTATCCGAACGCCGATAGCATCGGCTACTTCGCGGGCAAGGGCGCGAATGTCGTTCGCCTCTGTGTGCTGTGGGAGCGCGTTCAGCCACAGTTGCGATCCGACCTGAACGAGCCGGAAATGAAGCTGATCGACGACGTCATCGCGAAGGCTCGGGCGAGGGGTGTGCGGGTCCTGATCGACATCCACAATTATGCGGCCTTCGCGGGAAGCCGAATCGGAAGCGAGAAGGTCTCGGTTCAGGATTTCGCGGATCTCTGGCGACGGCTGGCGTCAAGATATCGTGACGACCACAGTGTCATCTTCGGCTTGATGAACGAGCCGGTCAAACTGGCGACAGAAACGTGGCTGGATGCGACCAATGCGGCAATCGGCGAGATCCGGACGGCCGGCGCCGACAACATGATCATGGTTCCCGGCAATGGCTGGTCCTCGGCGCGCGACTGGTTCCGCGCTTCCTATGGGTCGCCGAATGCGTCGGTCATGCCGCGAACGAATGACCCGCGGAACAACTTTGTCTACGAGGTTCACCAATATTTCG
This genomic interval from Bradyrhizobium sp. NP1 contains the following:
- a CDS encoding glycoside hydrolase family 5 protein; the encoded protein is MRSPAAKRASQYALPNEFLRTAANERQAGWAMAFGKRICAVYALATVLALSYGSVAAQQVATPLPLVGINFAGSSFGPEKIPGRVGWDYFYPNADSIGYFAGKGANVVRLCVLWERVQPQLRSDLNEPEMKLIDDVIAKARARGVRVLIDIHNYAAFAGSRIGSEKVSVQDFADLWRRLASRYRDDHSVIFGLMNEPVKLATETWLDATNAAIGEIRTAGADNMIMVPGNGWSSARDWFRASYGSPNASVMPRTNDPRNNFVYEVHQYFDSDASGTHPACIDAASATAALAPFTDWARKNGRKAFLGEFGVGPDPNCLEALRRVLQFMQDNRDVWTGWTYWAAGPWAKDYFTNIEPDGAADRPQMAVLERFMTRAARNQSK